Proteins encoded in a region of the Nocardia asteroides genome:
- a CDS encoding transposase: MVLLVRMFAVPPRKRRSYTTEYKVEAAHRVIDTGRTIADVARELGIDAGMLSTWVRDERRRVEAATGQGEEPLSAPERAELQALRKRVTEQDKDIAFLKKPRRTLPRCRTTGPVRSDGEVRRPRHRGGCPHRRDSHRAATVRCRPDGAASRGLGLGVLRVA, from the coding sequence ATGGTTCTGCTGGTAAGGATGTTTGCTGTGCCTCCTCGTAAACGTCGGTCGTATACGACCGAGTACAAGGTCGAGGCTGCTCATCGGGTGATCGACACTGGTCGCACGATCGCCGATGTGGCCCGAGAGCTGGGGATCGACGCCGGGATGCTGAGTACCTGGGTCAGAGACGAACGCCGCCGCGTCGAGGCAGCCACCGGGCAGGGCGAGGAACCGTTGTCGGCGCCGGAACGCGCCGAACTACAGGCGCTGCGAAAGCGAGTCACCGAGCAGGACAAGGACATTGCCTTCCTCAAAAAGCCTCGGCGTACTTTGCCGCGATGCAGAACAACCGGCCCGGTTCGATCTGATGGCGAAGTACGCCGCCCCCGACACCGCGGCGGTTGCCCACACCGCCGGGACTCCCACCGCGCCGCGACGGTTCGGTGTCGCCCGGATGGCGCGGCTTCTCGAGGTCTCGGCCTCGGGGTTCTACGCGTGGCGTAA
- a CDS encoding RNA polymerase sigma factor SigF: protein MTDKSTRTSPARTPHTRRGSDNYDHLEPLFAQLAELDVDDPRRVALREVLIRRCLPLAEHIARKYAGRGENFDDLLQTARVGIMGAVDRFDPDHGATFLAFAVPTVMGEIRRHFRDYTWAVRVPRRLKEIQQSIGPTIDMLLQRLGRMPKAGEIAEQLGVSVVDVTQAMIAHNGYQSSSIDATADYDNDNTPLSLLDALGAEEPDYRTVEDCLAVKPLIAALPEREREVLFMRFFESQHQIQIAEHFGVSQMQVSRILAKTLNSLRETALSD from the coding sequence ATGACCGATAAGTCGACACGGACTTCCCCCGCGAGGACTCCGCACACGCGCCGCGGCAGCGACAACTACGACCACCTCGAACCGTTGTTCGCCCAGCTGGCCGAGCTGGATGTGGACGACCCGCGCCGAGTTGCCCTGCGGGAGGTGCTGATCAGGCGATGCCTGCCACTGGCCGAACACATCGCTCGCAAGTACGCCGGCCGCGGCGAGAACTTCGACGATCTCCTGCAGACCGCCCGGGTGGGGATAATGGGCGCCGTCGACCGCTTCGATCCCGATCACGGGGCGACGTTCCTGGCTTTCGCGGTACCAACCGTCATGGGCGAGATCCGCCGCCATTTCCGCGACTACACCTGGGCGGTGCGAGTACCGCGGCGGCTCAAGGAAATCCAGCAGAGCATCGGGCCCACGATCGACATGCTGTTGCAGCGACTGGGTCGCATGCCCAAAGCTGGCGAGATCGCCGAACAGCTCGGCGTCAGCGTAGTCGATGTCACCCAGGCAATGATCGCCCATAACGGCTACCAGAGCTCCTCGATCGACGCGACCGCCGACTACGACAACGACAACACGCCGTTGTCGCTGCTGGATGCTCTCGGCGCCGAGGAGCCGGACTACCGCACCGTCGAGGACTGCCTGGCGGTGAAACCCCTGATCGCCGCGCTGCCCGAGCGTGAACGCGAGGTACTGTTCATGCGATTCTTCGAATCCCAACACCAAATCCAGATCGCCGAGCACTTCGGCGTCTCCCAGATGCAGGTCTCACGCATCCTGGCCAAGACCCTGAACTCGTTGCGCGAGACGGCATTAAGCGACTGA
- a CDS encoding DUF6011 domain-containing protein → MAATDDRPMVRLVAHCRRCGGWLLSPQSVVQGIGPTCAIRERAGQRAVSSRHPQELTRFVIAA, encoded by the coding sequence ATGGCCGCGACCGACGACCGTCCCATGGTGAGACTGGTTGCCCACTGCCGCCGCTGCGGTGGATGGCTGTTGTCGCCGCAATCGGTCGTGCAAGGGATCGGGCCGACATGCGCGATCCGCGAGCGCGCCGGGCAACGCGCTGTGTCGTCACGGCATCCGCAGGAGCTGACCCGGTTCGTCATCGCGGCGTGA